One part of the Vicia villosa cultivar HV-30 ecotype Madison, WI linkage group LG6, Vvil1.0, whole genome shotgun sequence genome encodes these proteins:
- the LOC131613254 gene encoding uncharacterized protein LOC131613254 — translation MTNTDWSNLFPGAKLECLSASSSDHYPVLLRCINPTVQHSTARKFKFENTWLTKPGFTNFVRDKWLNCEHEEITKKLKDYGDDMVKWSQKNWCKVRKEIAGICKKLDRARQHVSEGNLNYFSTLKKRLISLLVKDDLFWKQRAKAHWYKDGDLNTRFFHVTATGRKKVNAIKSLINENGEVILST, via the coding sequence ATGACGAATACGGACTGGAGCAATTTATTCCCTGGTGCGAAACTGGAATGCTTGTCAGCTTCCTCCTCAGACCACTATCCGGTTCTGCTAAGGTGTATTAATCCCACGGTACAGCATAGTACAGCCAGGAAATTCAAGTTTGAGAATACTTGGCTTACCAAACCGGGTTTTACGAATTTTGTGCGTGATAAATGGCTCAACTGTGAGCATGAAGAGATTACTAAAAAGCTGAAAGATTATGGAGATGATATGGTAAAATGGAGTCAAAAAAATTGGTGTAAAGTTAGAAAGGAAATTGCTGGTATTTGCAAGAAGTTGGATAGAGCCAGACAACACGTTTCGGAAGGGAATCTCAATTATTTCTCAACCCTTAAGAAACGATTGATATCTCTGTTGGTGAAAGATGATCTTTTTTGGAAGCAAAGAGCTAAAGCCCATTGGTACAAAGACGGCGATCTCAATACTCGATTTTTTCATGTTACAGCTACTGGTAGGAAAAAAGTCAATGCTATAAAATCTCTTATCAATGAGAATGGAGAAGTTATTCTGTCTACTTAA